One genomic window of Staphylococcus hsinchuensis includes the following:
- a CDS encoding LysE family translocator produces MEEVITFITITLMLILVPGPDFFVVMRNSIHSGKANGAMAALGITTGHVCYSLLVIFGIVFILAKMYYVFLAIKILGACYLIYLGLKSILSARKSMDFSESETQLKPDRTSYFTSYQQGFLSTSLNPKALLYYISILPQFVSAGDGATAKLTMLTAITTTVILTWFIFCVFIFQYIKKLLTRRKVKAIFDYTIGAVLIALSINLLLSKG; encoded by the coding sequence ATGGAAGAAGTAATTACATTTATCACGATAACTTTAATGCTTATTTTAGTACCTGGTCCAGATTTCTTCGTAGTTATGAGAAATTCAATTCATTCTGGTAAAGCGAATGGAGCTATGGCAGCATTAGGTATAACTACAGGCCACGTTTGTTATTCTTTACTTGTTATCTTCGGAATTGTATTTATTTTAGCCAAAATGTATTACGTATTTTTAGCGATTAAGATTTTAGGTGCATGTTATTTAATTTATTTAGGTCTAAAAAGTATTTTATCAGCACGTAAGAGTATGGATTTTTCAGAATCTGAAACTCAATTAAAGCCTGATCGTACATCGTACTTTACTTCTTATCAACAAGGGTTTCTAAGTACGAGTTTAAATCCGAAAGCATTATTATATTACATAAGTATTCTACCTCAATTTGTTTCTGCAGGTGATGGCGCAACAGCGAAACTTACAATGTTGACTGCAATTACAACAACTGTTATTTTAACTTGGTTTATATTTTGCGTATTTATTTTCCAATACATTAAGAAGTTATTAACGCGCAGAAAAGTTAAAGCAATATTTGATTATACGATAGGTGCTGTACTTATAGCATTATCTATCAATTTATTACTAAGTAAAGGTTAA
- the ahpF gene encoding alkyl hydroperoxide reductase subunit F → MLEAQLKSQLEQLLQLMEGDIVFKASYGSDDKSKELKELLDEVASMSSRITVEEADLKRTPSFTVDRPDESSGITFAGLPMGHEFNSFVLAILQVSGRAPKEEQSVIDQIKALDRPLHFETYISLTCQKCPDVVQALNLMSLLNPNITHTMIDGAIFREESEDIMAVPAIFLDGEEFGNGRMTVQDILSSLGSQADPAEFDNKDPYDVLILGGGPASGSAAIYTARKGLRTGIVADRIGGQVNDTAAIENFITVKETDGPKFSSALEDHINHYDVDIMTGIRADGIEKEDDGITVTLDNGAQLQSKTVIISTGARWRKLEIPGEDELINKGVAFCPHCDGPLFENKDVAVVGGGNSGVEAAIDLAGIVKNVTLLERNPELKADNVLQERLNSLSNVKVIKNAQTTEVLGEGSVTGLQYQDKSTGELHSLELEGIFVQIGLLPNTEWLDNYVELNEAKEIMIDRKNATSVPGIFAAGDVTDDRNKQIIISMGAGANAALNAFDYIIRH, encoded by the coding sequence ATGCTTGAAGCACAACTCAAATCACAATTAGAACAATTACTTCAACTTATGGAAGGTGACATTGTATTCAAAGCTAGCTACGGTTCAGATGATAAATCTAAAGAATTAAAGGAATTATTAGATGAAGTAGCGTCAATGTCATCACGCATCACTGTTGAAGAGGCAGACCTTAAACGTACACCAAGTTTCACAGTAGATAGACCTGATGAATCAAGTGGTATCACGTTTGCTGGTCTTCCGATGGGGCATGAATTCAACTCATTTGTACTCGCAATTCTACAAGTAAGTGGTCGTGCACCAAAAGAAGAGCAATCAGTCATTGATCAAATCAAAGCACTCGACCGTCCGCTACATTTTGAGACTTATATTAGTCTTACTTGTCAAAAATGCCCTGACGTTGTCCAAGCTTTAAATTTAATGAGTCTATTAAATCCAAATATCACTCATACAATGATTGATGGTGCTATTTTCAGAGAAGAATCTGAAGATATTATGGCTGTGCCTGCTATTTTCTTAGATGGTGAAGAATTTGGTAACGGTCGTATGACTGTTCAAGATATTTTATCTAGTTTAGGCAGCCAAGCTGACCCTGCAGAATTCGACAATAAAGACCCATATGATGTTTTAATTCTTGGTGGAGGACCAGCAAGTGGTAGTGCTGCTATTTACACTGCACGTAAAGGTTTGCGTACAGGTATCGTTGCTGACCGCATCGGTGGCCAAGTAAATGATACAGCAGCAATCGAAAACTTCATTACCGTTAAAGAAACAGATGGTCCTAAGTTTTCATCAGCTTTAGAAGATCACATCAATCACTATGATGTGGATATCATGACAGGTATTCGTGCTGACGGTATCGAAAAAGAGGACGATGGTATTACTGTAACGCTAGATAATGGCGCTCAATTACAAAGTAAAACTGTCATCATTTCAACAGGTGCACGTTGGCGTAAACTTGAAATACCTGGTGAGGACGAGCTAATCAATAAAGGTGTCGCATTCTGCCCGCACTGTGATGGTCCTTTATTTGAAAACAAAGATGTTGCTGTCGTTGGTGGCGGCAATTCAGGTGTCGAAGCTGCGATTGACTTAGCTGGTATCGTTAAAAACGTTACGTTATTAGAACGAAATCCAGAATTAAAAGCTGATAACGTATTACAAGAAAGATTAAATTCATTATCAAATGTAAAGGTTATTAAAAATGCTCAAACAACTGAAGTATTAGGTGAAGGTTCCGTAACTGGTCTACAATACCAAGACAAATCAACTGGAGAACTACATTCATTAGAATTAGAAGGTATTTTCGTACAAATCGGACTACTGCCTAACACTGAATGGTTAGATAACTATGTTGAGTTAAATGAGGCAAAAGAAATTATGATTGATCGTAAGAACGCAACAAGCGTGCCAGGCATTTTTGCGGCAGGCGATGTAACTGACGATCGCAACAAACAAATCATTATTTCAATGGGTGCAGGTGCTAATGCAGCACTTAATGCCTTTGATTATATTATCAGACATTAA
- a CDS encoding DUF4889 domain-containing protein, translated as MNKKVALPIILVLAIIGIVFTLMMVFSSQSSTYYGYMKDSTTAEKVVSEKDGLVTKNVKIEKEDDFKPKKGDFVKLASKDEGESFYKKEIVKHDDIPHGLMMKIHKMKM; from the coding sequence ATGAATAAAAAAGTTGCATTACCTATTATTTTAGTACTGGCTATTATCGGGATTGTCTTCACATTAATGATGGTGTTCTCTAGTCAATCAAGTACATATTATGGTTATATGAAAGACAGTACAACTGCTGAAAAGGTTGTCAGCGAGAAAGATGGTCTCGTAACGAAAAATGTTAAAATAGAAAAAGAAGATGATTTCAAACCTAAAAAAGGTGATTTCGTTAAACTCGCTTCAAAAGATGAAGGTGAGAGTTTCTATAAAAAAGAAATCGTGAAACACGATGATATTCCTCACGGTTTAATGATGAAAATTCATAAAATGAAGATGTAA
- the ahpC gene encoding alkyl hydroperoxide reductase subunit C — protein MSLINKEILPFTANAFDPKKDEFFEISDENLKGSWNVLCFYPADFSFVCPTELEDLQNQYDKLQELGVNVYSVSTDTHFVHKAWHDHSDAISKIQYPMIGDPSQTITRNFDVLDEEDGLAQRATFVIDPDGVVQTTEINAGGIGRDASNLVDKIKAAQYVRQHPGEVCPAKWEEGSETLQPGLDLVGKI, from the coding sequence ATGTCTTTAATTAATAAAGAAATTTTACCATTCACAGCAAATGCTTTTGATCCAAAGAAAGATGAGTTTTTCGAAATCTCAGATGAAAACTTAAAAGGTTCATGGAACGTTCTTTGCTTCTATCCAGCTGACTTCTCATTCGTATGTCCAACTGAATTAGAAGATTTACAAAATCAATACGACAAATTACAAGAATTAGGCGTAAACGTTTATTCAGTTTCTACTGATACTCATTTCGTACACAAAGCTTGGCACGATCATTCAGATGCTATCAGCAAAATTCAATACCCAATGATTGGTGACCCTTCTCAAACAATCACTCGTAACTTCGACGTATTAGATGAAGAAGACGGTCTTGCACAACGTGCTACATTCGTAATCGATCCAGATGGCGTTGTTCAAACTACTGAAATCAACGCAGGTGGCATTGGCCGTGACGCAAGTAACTTAGTAGACAAAATCAAAGCAGCACAATATGTACGTCAACACCCAGGCGAAGTTTGCCCAGCAAAATGGGAAGAAGGTTCAGAAACATTACAACCTGGTCTTGACTTAGTAGGTAAAATCTAA
- a CDS encoding histidine phosphatase family protein: MKIFLIRHGESQSNYDKKHGKDYFCGQMDVQLTEKGLQSAQALKEEFEQKDIDRVYVSDLTRTKQTYGAIFDKAIPTTVTSTLRERSLGLFEGTLVSDLKQNPTYSAYFNDENYKSFRHSFTQKAPEGESYTDVLNRVKQFFEKEVDPSLETIAVVAHQVVIRCMMVYLGYDKQETAIDREVDNCVPYVVEKDY, from the coding sequence ATGAAGATTTTTTTAATTCGTCACGGAGAATCACAATCCAACTATGATAAAAAACATGGGAAAGACTACTTTTGTGGACAAATGGATGTTCAATTAACTGAAAAAGGACTTCAGTCAGCCCAAGCTTTAAAAGAAGAATTTGAACAAAAAGATATTGACCGTGTTTATGTTTCTGATTTAACAAGAACAAAGCAAACGTACGGTGCAATATTCGATAAAGCCATTCCTACAACAGTAACGAGTACTTTAAGAGAGCGCTCATTAGGGTTGTTCGAAGGTACTTTAGTTAGTGACTTAAAGCAAAATCCAACATATTCAGCTTATTTTAATGATGAGAATTATAAATCATTTAGACATAGTTTCACTCAAAAGGCACCTGAAGGGGAAAGTTACACAGATGTATTAAACCGAGTGAAACAATTTTTCGAAAAAGAAGTTGACCCTTCTTTAGAAACCATCGCAGTCGTTGCACACCAAGTTGTAATTAGATGTATGATGGTATACTTAGGATATGATAAACAAGAAACAGCAATTGACCGTGAAGTTGACAATTGCGTGCCATACGTGGTGGAAAAAGATTATTAA
- a CDS encoding PepSY-associated TM helix domain-containing protein — MKNSFNPLQRLHFYAAFFIAPLLITLTLSGIGFLFFQDVENNIYKHEFFDKSKVEHYQSLDDAVEEVEHKFEGFYISKVSIMSEPYNSRITLDDMAGNQRYVYIDDNHQIVADQNAKHTYANVVRSIHSSLYTNNTIINYLVELTACWTVFMILSGLFMLFKKKLLKNNAKQLRFQKLHAFIGMVIAIPVLILVITGLPWSGFTGAKLANILSTSGTLGQSELTVNPPKSDVNEIPWATRKNKQPESKHAAHHGTGEIPKTDFKKQISIDKVVKAAKQNGMSKPYSIVYPSKPEGAFTLTKSSNTGVTGLDVSPYDEKTLYLDQYTGKNLGQVKYQEYGIIGKWFTWGIPLHEGHLFGIANKIINLIVCIALLCAIGFGFYSWIKRMKSSKVKVPKRVKKPMSISLFIILVILGILMPLFGFSLIVVFAIEGYLYLKDRRAGQG; from the coding sequence TTGAAAAATAGTTTTAATCCATTACAAAGATTACATTTTTATGCAGCATTTTTCATTGCACCATTACTGATAACATTAACGTTATCAGGGATAGGTTTTTTATTTTTCCAAGATGTAGAAAATAATATTTATAAACATGAGTTTTTTGACAAAAGTAAGGTAGAGCATTATCAATCGCTCGATGACGCTGTGGAGGAAGTAGAGCATAAGTTTGAAGGGTTTTATATTAGTAAGGTGAGTATTATGTCTGAGCCTTATAATAGCCGAATAACGCTCGATGACATGGCAGGTAATCAACGCTATGTATATATTGATGATAATCATCAAATTGTAGCAGATCAAAATGCAAAACATACATATGCGAATGTGGTAAGAAGTATACATAGTTCACTTTATACGAATAATACGATTATTAATTATTTGGTAGAACTGACAGCGTGTTGGACTGTATTTATGATATTGTCAGGGTTGTTTATGTTATTTAAGAAGAAATTATTAAAAAATAATGCAAAACAACTGAGATTCCAGAAATTACATGCATTCATTGGGATGGTTATTGCGATTCCGGTGCTTATTTTAGTGATTACAGGATTACCGTGGTCAGGTTTTACAGGTGCCAAGCTTGCGAATATTCTAAGTACTTCTGGGACATTAGGGCAGTCTGAGCTCACTGTGAATCCTCCTAAATCAGATGTTAACGAAATACCATGGGCAACGAGAAAGAATAAGCAACCTGAATCGAAACATGCAGCCCATCATGGAACTGGAGAAATACCTAAAACGGATTTCAAAAAACAAATTTCCATTGATAAAGTGGTTAAAGCAGCTAAACAGAATGGTATGTCTAAACCTTATTCAATCGTTTACCCATCGAAACCAGAAGGCGCCTTTACACTGACGAAGAGTAGTAATACAGGTGTAACGGGGTTAGACGTATCTCCATACGATGAAAAGACGTTGTACTTAGATCAATATACTGGAAAGAACTTAGGTCAAGTGAAGTATCAAGAGTACGGCATCATCGGTAAGTGGTTTACGTGGGGCATCCCATTACATGAGGGACATCTCTTCGGTATTGCGAATAAGATTATCAATTTAATTGTATGTATCGCATTGTTATGTGCAATAGGATTTGGTTTTTACTCTTGGATTAAGAGAATGAAAAGTAGTAAAGTTAAAGTCCCTAAACGAGTGAAAAAGCCGATGTCTATTTCATTGTTCATCATACTTGTAATACTCGGGATTTTGATGCCACTCTTCGGTTTCTCACTCATCGTCGTATTTGCGATCGAAGGTTATTTATATCTCAAAGATAGAAGAGCAGGGCAAGGATAA
- a CDS encoding NDxxF motif lipoprotein, with protein MKKLIIPALTIAFTVTLTACGNPGANKDEQQPNNHEAPKNVDKVTENNIFHSTKKDKKLSEQEMNKAISKYLETNADILDNKYQIQYKLDKQSTSDKKITDAQAKRLSKLSHNAIKNDVRFKKFVKNNTLPEGYKENVDRIIKYFTALNSTIADADQEIEELDYQPQNKLNVVDVSTKYAGDVNGKQQDKIKKFLKSKNIDTKAIDK; from the coding sequence ATGAAGAAATTAATTATCCCCGCATTAACTATAGCATTTACTGTTACTCTTACAGCGTGCGGCAACCCTGGTGCGAATAAAGATGAACAACAACCTAACAATCACGAAGCACCTAAAAACGTTGATAAAGTAACTGAAAATAATATCTTCCATTCTACTAAAAAAGATAAAAAACTTAGCGAGCAAGAAATGAATAAAGCGATTTCTAAATACTTAGAAACGAACGCAGATATTTTAGATAATAAATATCAAATTCAATACAAGTTAGATAAACAATCTACTTCTGATAAGAAAATCACTGATGCTCAAGCTAAAAGATTATCGAAATTATCACACAATGCAATTAAAAATGACGTTCGCTTTAAAAAGTTTGTAAAAAATAACACATTACCAGAAGGTTATAAAGAAAATGTAGATCGCATTATTAAATATTTCACAGCACTTAATAGTACGATTGCAGATGCAGATCAAGAAATCGAAGAGTTAGACTATCAACCACAAAACAAACTCAATGTCGTGGACGTCTCTACAAAATACGCCGGTGACGTTAACGGCAAGCAACAAGACAAAATCAAAAAATTCCTTAAATCTAAAAATATTGACACGAAAGCAATTGATAAATAA